A part of Gemmatimonas groenlandica genomic DNA contains:
- the ftsA gene encoding cell division protein FtsA, with translation MTSEPIVAALDIGTAHTTAIVAAVHGDLPRTPTLRVLGVGNTRTMGLRRGVVSDIEEATHSIRKAVEEASRVAGVSPESLYVGIAGEHVRAMCSTGVVAISGNEIMRTDVDRVNEVARAMAIPQDRELLHAIPQEYRVDKTDGIRDPVGMIGTRLETEMYLVTIGSSPAMNLRKSIERAGYKTRELVLEPLASALAVLTEEEKELGVILLELGAGTTDLAVFHEGKIRHLGTIPYGGNAVTSDLVQGLGITNNDAEQLKEAYGCAYEPMVDAEQVIAMPASASHGERHISRELMTHIIHQRMDEIFDKVQREVQTAGFAGRLNAGIVLTGGGAALEGVSELAADVFGLGVRVGVPGDKVGGLVEQIAEPRFATAVGLALYGAHRVALGGVIARRPSLTGAGVDKLATRVKTWLQDWF, from the coding sequence ATGACTTCCGAACCCATTGTCGCCGCCCTCGATATCGGCACCGCGCACACTACCGCTATCGTCGCGGCGGTGCACGGCGATCTGCCGCGCACGCCGACGCTGCGCGTGCTCGGGGTAGGGAACACCCGCACGATGGGCTTGCGACGGGGTGTCGTCTCCGACATCGAGGAGGCCACACACAGCATCCGGAAAGCGGTCGAGGAGGCCAGTCGCGTGGCCGGCGTGTCCCCGGAATCGCTGTACGTCGGCATCGCCGGAGAACACGTGCGCGCGATGTGCTCCACGGGTGTCGTGGCGATCAGTGGCAACGAGATCATGCGCACCGATGTCGATCGCGTGAATGAAGTCGCGCGCGCGATGGCGATTCCGCAGGACCGTGAGCTGTTGCACGCGATCCCGCAGGAGTATCGCGTCGACAAGACCGATGGGATCCGCGATCCCGTGGGAATGATCGGCACGCGCCTCGAGACGGAGATGTATCTCGTCACGATCGGCAGCTCGCCAGCGATGAATCTGCGCAAGAGTATCGAACGCGCCGGCTACAAAACGCGCGAGCTCGTGCTCGAGCCGCTGGCCAGTGCGCTGGCGGTGCTCACCGAAGAAGAGAAGGAACTCGGCGTCATCCTGCTCGAACTCGGCGCCGGTACGACCGATCTCGCCGTGTTTCACGAGGGGAAGATCCGGCATCTCGGCACGATCCCGTACGGCGGCAACGCCGTCACGAGTGATCTCGTGCAGGGACTCGGGATCACGAACAACGATGCCGAACAGCTCAAGGAAGCCTACGGCTGCGCGTACGAGCCGATGGTGGATGCCGAGCAGGTGATCGCCATGCCGGCGTCGGCGTCGCACGGCGAGCGGCACATCTCGCGGGAACTGATGACGCACATCATTCATCAGCGCATGGACGAGATCTTCGACAAGGTGCAGCGCGAGGTGCAGACTGCGGGGTTCGCCGGTCGGCTGAATGCGGGCATTGTCCTCACGGGTGGCGGTGCCGCGCTCGAGGGCGTGAGCGAGCTCGCCGCCGACGTGTTCGGGCTTGGCGTACGCGTGGGTGTCCCGGGCGACAAAGTCGGCGGACTCGTTGAGCAGATCGCCGAACCGCGCTTCGCCACGGCGGTCGGTCTGGCCCTGTACGGCGCTCATCGCGTGGCGCTTGGCGGTGTGATCGCGCGCCGCCCATCACTGACGGGCGCCGGTGTCGACAAGCTGGCCACCCGCGTGAAGACGTGGTTGCAGGATTGGTTTTAA
- a CDS encoding cell division protein FtsQ/DivIB: MATAAFEPGTSSAKKTSPKATAKAARPTWLRWVRAVGFLLAVGVVVGAPWWGPLALARLDYFHARRVVFEGVRYARPTELIARLKVDTLQSVWQPLEPLVERIAAHPMVASVAVERQLPGTLLIRVVEREPVAYVPRKGRLEPADATGRPLPIDPARYPLDVPVAASADSSLLHLLDGLRKDAPRLYARVSHGERAGTDEMRFKLGGVTVRTSSDVTVARFKDILPVEADLARNHLRAVELDLRFRDQVIARQP, encoded by the coding sequence ATGGCCACCGCCGCGTTCGAGCCTGGTACGTCGTCGGCCAAGAAAACGTCGCCGAAGGCGACAGCGAAGGCCGCTCGCCCCACCTGGCTGCGCTGGGTGCGGGCCGTTGGATTTCTGCTGGCGGTTGGCGTCGTGGTGGGCGCACCGTGGTGGGGCCCCCTCGCGCTGGCGCGACTCGACTACTTCCACGCCCGTCGCGTGGTGTTCGAAGGCGTGCGCTATGCTCGTCCGACAGAGCTGATTGCGCGGCTCAAGGTGGACACCTTGCAGTCTGTGTGGCAGCCGTTGGAGCCGCTGGTCGAGCGCATCGCGGCGCACCCGATGGTCGCGTCGGTCGCCGTCGAGCGGCAGCTGCCGGGGACCCTGCTGATTCGCGTCGTCGAGCGGGAGCCAGTGGCCTACGTGCCGCGCAAGGGACGGCTCGAGCCGGCCGATGCCACCGGGCGTCCCCTGCCGATAGACCCCGCGAGGTATCCGCTGGACGTGCCCGTCGCCGCCTCGGCCGATAGCTCGCTCTTGCACCTGTTGGACGGTCTGCGCAAGGATGCGCCGCGACTCTATGCCCGCGTTTCGCACGGCGAGCGGGCCGGAACGGACGAAATGCGCTTCAAACTGGGCGGCGTCACCGTGCGAACCAGCTCCGACGTGACCGTAGCGCGGTTCAAGGACATATTACCTGTGGAAGCGGACCTCGCGCGGAATCATCTGCGTGCGGTGGAGCTGGACCTCCGCTTCCGTGACCAGGTGATCGCCAGACAGCCATGA
- the murC gene encoding UDP-N-acetylmuramate--L-alanine ligase, protein MSAPPTRPDNAESGTRAPSLTAAILLDRSDPRPVHFIGIAGAGMSALAELLARRGVRIQGTDANPAGAPDLARYGIAVAAHDAALVAGSRAVVYSSAIAASHPEMVAARNAGIPLVRRAEALADAVSGGTLVGIAGTHGKTTTTVMTTEALAAAGREPTGVVGGRVELWAGNLRLGGDTYVVEADEYDRSFLALDPAVAVVLNVEADHLDIYRDLDDIMRTFEQYLTPARVVVRCADDDGAMALRIASRHEVIAYSATAPGAAPSSHAADARLVAGDLVLDAMGARFQARFDGEDLGLVQLSVPGIHNVRNALAALGAGLALGCTVASMAPGLAAFRGVERRFQRLGSVQGIDVVDDYAHHPTEVRATIAAARHAFPGRRLVLAFQPHLYSRTRDLQIDFADALSAADVLLLCDIYGAREAPDPTVTSALIGDRVMAGVLEWQGPRSDAAAALRAVVRDGDVVVTMGAGDITKTGPELLEALRR, encoded by the coding sequence ATGTCTGCGCCGCCTACACGCCCCGATAACGCCGAATCCGGCACCCGCGCTCCGTCGCTGACGGCCGCCATTCTGCTCGATCGCAGCGACCCGCGTCCGGTGCATTTCATCGGGATCGCCGGTGCTGGCATGAGTGCGCTGGCTGAACTGCTCGCTCGTCGCGGCGTGCGCATTCAGGGCACTGACGCGAATCCGGCGGGGGCGCCCGATCTCGCGCGCTACGGGATCGCCGTCGCCGCGCACGATGCTGCGCTGGTCGCCGGCTCGCGCGCGGTCGTCTACTCCTCGGCGATCGCGGCGTCTCATCCGGAGATGGTCGCCGCGCGTAACGCCGGTATCCCCCTCGTCCGTCGCGCCGAAGCGCTGGCCGATGCGGTCAGTGGTGGTACGCTGGTCGGGATCGCCGGCACGCACGGCAAAACCACGACGACGGTGATGACGACCGAAGCGCTCGCCGCCGCTGGTCGCGAACCCACCGGCGTGGTGGGAGGACGTGTCGAGCTCTGGGCCGGAAATCTGCGGCTCGGTGGCGACACGTACGTGGTCGAAGCCGATGAATATGATCGCTCGTTCCTCGCGCTCGATCCCGCCGTCGCCGTCGTGCTCAATGTCGAAGCCGATCATCTCGACATCTATCGCGATCTCGACGACATCATGCGCACGTTCGAGCAGTACCTCACGCCGGCGCGCGTCGTGGTCCGCTGCGCCGATGACGACGGCGCGATGGCCCTGCGCATTGCGTCGCGTCACGAGGTCATTGCCTACAGCGCCACCGCGCCCGGTGCCGCTCCGTCGTCGCACGCCGCTGATGCGCGGCTCGTCGCCGGTGATCTCGTGCTCGACGCGATGGGCGCACGCTTTCAGGCGCGGTTCGACGGCGAAGACCTGGGACTGGTGCAGTTGTCGGTGCCGGGAATCCACAACGTACGCAACGCGCTCGCCGCCCTCGGCGCCGGACTCGCCCTCGGGTGTACGGTCGCGAGCATGGCGCCGGGACTCGCCGCCTTTCGCGGCGTCGAGCGCCGTTTTCAACGCCTCGGATCAGTGCAGGGCATCGATGTGGTCGATGACTATGCGCACCACCCCACCGAGGTGCGCGCCACGATTGCCGCGGCGCGCCACGCTTTCCCCGGCCGTCGACTCGTGCTCGCCTTTCAGCCGCACTTGTATTCGCGCACGCGCGATCTGCAAATCGATTTCGCCGATGCGCTGAGTGCGGCCGATGTGCTGTTGCTGTGCGACATCTATGGCGCGCGGGAAGCCCCCGATCCCACGGTCACCTCGGCGCTCATTGGCGATCGCGTCATGGCGGGTGTGCTGGAGTGGCAGGGCCCGCGAAGCGACGCGGCGGCCGCACTGCGTGCCGTCGTTCGCGACGGCGACGTGGTCGTGACCATGGGCGCCGGTGATATCACCAAGACGGGACCTGAGCTGCTCGAGGCGCTGCGCCGCTGA
- a CDS encoding UDP-N-acetylglucosamine--N-acetylmuramyl-(pentapeptide) pyrophosphoryl-undecaprenol N-acetylglucosamine transferase, with amino-acid sequence MTPSRATRVFFAGGGTGGHLYPGLAIARALVKQAPHVAPHFIGARRGIERDVLPTTEFAFTLLDLHPLYRQAPWKNWRTIVGAFGAWREITQLAASNAPRAVIGTGGYAAGVALAWGRAHGVPTMLHEPDSHPGLTTRTFAKGAKSLFLGFPEAANRLSVGPQTQVLPLGCPIEPPPASPRSRAEARGVWALPHDAFVVLVVGGSQGARALNDVVAAWTAQGLPDGVAVIWATGKQQAAAYLDRESGMVRVRPYLAPIADAYAAADLAVTRAGALTIAELCAWGIPSLLVPLPSAAQDHQTHNAKATQASGAARYVPQHDFTVASLDAAVRSLRDDSAARAAMHHAALQRARPGAAADIARSVIMTLGLDAVGIG; translated from the coding sequence ATGACGCCGTCTCGTGCGACCCGTGTCTTCTTTGCGGGCGGCGGCACCGGTGGGCACTTGTACCCCGGACTCGCGATTGCCCGCGCGTTGGTGAAGCAGGCGCCGCATGTCGCGCCACACTTCATCGGTGCGCGTCGCGGGATCGAACGCGATGTGCTGCCGACCACGGAGTTCGCGTTCACGCTGCTCGACCTGCATCCGCTGTATCGTCAGGCGCCCTGGAAGAACTGGCGCACGATCGTGGGCGCTTTCGGTGCGTGGCGCGAGATCACGCAACTCGCGGCATCGAATGCACCGCGGGCCGTCATAGGCACCGGCGGTTACGCCGCGGGCGTCGCGTTGGCGTGGGGACGCGCGCATGGCGTACCCACCATGCTGCACGAGCCTGATTCGCATCCGGGGCTGACGACACGCACCTTCGCGAAGGGCGCGAAGTCGCTGTTCCTCGGCTTTCCTGAAGCCGCGAATCGGCTCTCGGTCGGCCCACAGACGCAGGTGCTGCCGTTGGGATGTCCGATTGAACCGCCGCCGGCATCGCCTCGCTCGCGGGCTGAGGCGCGCGGCGTGTGGGCACTGCCTCACGACGCCTTCGTCGTGCTCGTGGTGGGCGGCAGTCAGGGCGCACGTGCCTTGAACGACGTGGTCGCGGCGTGGACTGCGCAAGGACTTCCCGACGGGGTCGCCGTGATCTGGGCAACGGGGAAGCAGCAGGCGGCAGCGTATCTCGACCGTGAATCCGGCATGGTGCGGGTCCGTCCGTACCTCGCGCCGATAGCGGACGCCTACGCCGCCGCCGATCTCGCGGTCACGCGCGCCGGTGCGCTGACGATCGCCGAGTTGTGCGCCTGGGGCATTCCGTCGCTCTTGGTCCCGTTGCCAAGCGCCGCGCAGGATCACCAGACGCACAACGCCAAGGCGACGCAGGCATCGGGCGCCGCGCGCTATGTGCCGCAGCACGATTTTACCGTCGCGTCGCTCGACGCCGCGGTGCGATCGCTGCGGGACGACTCGGCGGCACGGGCCGCCATGCACCACGCCGCGCTGCAGCGAGCCCGTCCCGGTGCCGCCGCCGACATCGCCCGATCGGTCATCATGACCCTCGGCCTCGATGCCGTGGGGATCGGTTGA